The following are encoded together in the Sparus aurata chromosome 1, fSpaAur1.1, whole genome shotgun sequence genome:
- the taf5l gene encoding TAF5-like RNA polymerase II p300/CBP-associated factor-associated factor 65 kDa subunit 5L, protein MKRVRTEQIQYAVAQYLKRRQYVDTDGSLKGAKLFQTAEEMAASLTVQTESGCANIVTAAPCQSDPQQYETQFSRLRSFLSETEISWAKEVSSILYPLFVYLHLDMVHCGLKGAVDGFYSRFHGAFLQDSEQRATIEQLRHVLTAQDVAANPKLSAFLEHKYVVHLTEPAYSYLLRYLQSEDNSALCRALSTHLQVEVTASRRTDYQLYGAAGGATNAPNSTSSWAGVDGAESGEGVEVPAGIPQSEAALEALQDCIKKVREGPPTLTTVCFYAFHHTEQMLNTAEVSADSRLLAAGFDSSTVKLWSLRARKLKAKPHQADVSLIHLACDVLEEEVDEEDGSGSEIKTLRGHSGPVFRTAFLTDSSGLLSCSEDTTIRYWDLGSFTNTALYRGHVYPVWDVDVSPCSLYFASGSHDRTARLWTFSRTYPLRVYAGHLADVDCVKFHPNSNYLATGSTDKTVRLWSTQQGASVRLFTGHRGPVLSLAFSPNGKYLASAGEDQRVKLWDLASGTLFKDLRGHTDSVTSLSFSPDSSLVASSSMDNSVRVWDIRNSHGGTPADGSSNELVGLYTGNTSNVLNVQFMACNLLLVTGTAQEKAEQ, encoded by the exons ATGAAGCGGGTTCGCACTGAGCAGATCCAGTATGCCGTGGCTCAGTACCTGAAGCGGAGGCAGTATGTGGACACTGATGGTTCCTTGAAAGGAGCCAAGCTCTTCCAGACGGCTGAGGAGATGGCTGCCAGCCTCACAG TGCAGACGGAGTCGGGCTGTGCCAACATCGTCACGGCTGCGCCCTGCCAGTCTGACCCACAGCAGTATGAGACTCAGTTCTCCAGGCTGCGCTCTTTTCTGTCAG AAACCGAAATATCCTGGGCGAAGGAGGTGAGCAGCATCCTCTACCCGCTCTTCGTCTACCTCCACCTGGACATGGTGCACTGCGGCCTGAAGGGGGCAGTAGATGGCTTTTACAGTCGTTTCCATGGTGCCTTTCTTCAGGACAGTGAGCAGCGCGCCACCATAGAGCAGCTCCGCCACGTTCTCACTGCTCAGGATGTAGCAGCCAACCCCAAGCTGAGTGCTTTCCTGGAGCACAAGTATGTGGTTCACCTGACGGAGCCAGCCTACAGCTACCTGCTGCGTTACCTGCAGAGCGAGGACAACAGCGCCCTCTGCAGGGCCCTCAGCACgcacctgcaggtggaggtcACTGCCTCCAGGCGTACAGACTACCAGCTGTATGGAGCTGCaggcggggctacaaacgcaCCAAACTCCACCTCCTCCTGGGCAGGAGTGGACGGGGCGGAGAGCGGGGAGGGGGTCGAGGTCCCAGCAGGGATCCCACAGAGTGAGGCGGCCCTGGAGGCTCTGCAGGACTGCATCAAGAAAGTCCGGGAAGGCCCCCCCACGCTGACCACCGTGTGCTTCTACGCCTTCCACCACACGGAGCAGATGTTGAACACTGCAGAGGTCTCGGCCGACAGCCGGCTGCTGGCCGCCGGCTTTGACAGCTCCACGGTGAAGCTGTGGAGCCTCCGAGCCAGAAAGCTGAAGGCCAAACCGCATCAGGCTGATGTGTCCCTCATCCACCTGGCCTGTGACGTcctggaggaggaa GTGGATGAAGAAGACGGCTCCGGCAGCGAGATAAAGACTTTGCGAGGTCACAGCGGCCCCGTGTTTCGTACCGCCTTCCTGACAGACAGCTCCggcctcctctcctgctctgagGACACAACCATCCGCTACTGGGACCTGGGCAGCTTCACCAACACGGCGCTGTACCGGGGCCACGTCTACCCGGTGTGGGACGTGGACGTCAGCCCCTGCAGCCTTTACTTCGCCAGCGGCTCCCACGACCGCACGGCCCGCCTCTGGACGTTCTCCCGCACCTACCCACTGCGGGTTTACGCCGGACATCTCGCCGACGTCGACTGCGTCAAATTCCACCCCAACTCCAACTACCTGGCCACCGGCTCCACAGACAAGACTGTCCGACTGTGGAGCACCCAGCAGGGGGCGTCAGTTCGCCTCTTCACTGGCCACCGTGGCCCAGTGCTGTCACTCGCTTTCTCACCTAACGGGAAGTATTTGGCGTCGGCCGGCGAGGACCAGAGGGTGAAGCTGTGGGACTTAGCCTCAGGGACGTTGTTCAAAGACCTGCGGGGACACACGGACAGCGTCACCAGCCTGTCGTTCAGCCCCGACAGCAGCCTGGTGGCGTCGTCGTCTATGGACAACTCAGTTCGGGTGTGGGACATCAGGAACTCCCACGGCGGGACGCCAGCCGACGGCTCGTCCAACGAGCTGGTGGGACTGTACACTGGAAACACCAGCAACGTGCTGAACGTCCAGTTCATGGCCTGCAACCTGCTGCTGGTGACAGGAACTGCACAAGAGAAGGCAGAACAGTAG
- the nup133 gene encoding nuclear pore complex protein Nup133: protein MFSPRTAPGSGRRQQGRTTGRKSVSGAASSLLFSPRRTSLSARSTPTRVQSHAAAESINYDVQTFGSSLPVKVMEALTMADADDQISVKVNESGWAWMVCGEKLIIWKICQTAVAKLSVCKELQLPSSEYNYTADLVAVTSAAPLESAGVQSISVLAVAVEGTARLWPSLAKEGNYTETDVDLGDLCNFVIAVRGGSFILSSEKNRLLRASVDSSGKLQYRALLQGQGMLSGIGRRVSSLFGILAPPANDTLHSVLWVGGASCLYTLTSSSLSKWELDDSYEHQILSWDAQRALTESIADAIWGSESNYEEMKEGANVTYLDMKLSQAGLVVLAAAWHPSDSPCLAYFCLVTLQESGAAISDQFTVEVTKYNPPFQSEEALQNTRLVLPQTPGCTAFLYNEELVFACSTGTGRGGQPDEKISFNSPGDRVRGGGCCANLPVFFSQNSGLLAVVARESASILPETMEDSLFSSLNAGPEVSAMETPTRSEPVAQEDKTKLLKTAFLQFCRNDLVGAQTVTDDLFPADGDADEGAELDGVVTRINLDLVDDYPASDPRWAESVPDESAGFPLTSLIILHQLEDKMKAHGCFMDFLLQVGLLDRLGQVTVRSSPMATRLLLCEHAEKLQAAMVLKNHHTKHPELVNRAINIALQRNNAAVPPSLTAADVFFREVSQISSVFDCLLEEEERSLKENTVDSVQWAQVVLTVNNIIKDSLQAAGQYRDTKASMYRASESTAAEPEYIPWTASGGVGGVRTVISRQHEIILRSVYPHADSELRSALCEQLVALLDIYLSGYVAQLTSLQQQRPPGAQQERYNNLEMEYSQRRSELLAPLLDLGQYQWVAALAEKYCDFDILVQMCEQTDNQSRLQHYMTKFADQNFADFLFRWYMEKGKRGKLLSQPVAQHQQLASFLQSHQHLSWLHHIHVHDYSSAHRTLYSQANMESRYFVKKKTLLALSKLTVLASDLPEEQFNKKVDDIVEQERFLLHQETLPRQLLEEKQQNPDTMPVLSAHNLIQLYICDDNRRANEYDFKKALDLLEYVDEEDDVDIDALKCEIFGKALRRDDWSSADGSDDPLEAAKDSTFVKILLKLIQEGVSLQTYLPDVKELLDLDELSSLKSKPCFEFVLRANYEHYLQAQM from the exons ATGTTTAGCCCCCGCACCGCCCCGGGCTCCGGCCGCAGGCAGCAGGGCAGGACCACCGGGAGGAAGAGCGTCTCCGGAGCGGCCAGCAGTCTGCTGTTCTCCCCGCGCAGGACGTCTCTCTCGGCGAG GTCAACACCCACCAGAGTTCAGAGccatgcagctgcagagtcaaTCAACTATGATGTGCAAACCTTCGGCTCATCGCTGCCAGTCAAAGTGATGGAGGCGCTGACGATGGCTGATG CTGATGACCAGATTTCAGTGAAGGTGAATGAGAGCGGCTGGGCCTGGATGGTCTGTGGAGAGAAACTGATCATCTGGAAGATCTGCCAGACCGCCGTGGCAAAG TTGTCAGTGTGTAAGGAGCTGCAGCTGCCCAGCAGTGAGTACAACTACACAGCCGACCTCGTGGCGGTGACGTCCGCAGCACCTCTGGAGTCGGCCGGCGTTCAGTCCATCTCCGTCCTGGCCGTGGCGGTGGAGGGAACGGCTCGTCTGTGGCCCAGCCTGGCCAAGGAGGGCAACTACACAGAGACTGATGTCGACCTGGGAGATCTCTGCAACTTTGTTATTGCTGTCAGA GGTGGAAGCTTCATCTTGTCCTCAGAGAAGAATCGGCTGTTGAGAGCGAGTGTGGATTCTTCAGGAAAGCTGCAGTACCGAGCCCTGCTGCAGGGCCAGGGAATGCTCTCCGGCATCGGGCGCCGCGTCTCCAGCCTGTTCGGTATCCTCGCCCCACCAGCCAACGACACA ctccacagcGTGCTGTGGGTGGGCGGAGCCAGCTGCCTCTACACGCTGACCAGCTCCAGTCTGAGTAAATGGGAGCTGGACGACAGCTACGAGCACCAGATCCTCAGCTGGGACGCCCAGAGAGCTCTGACCGAGAGCATCGCCGACGCCATCTGG GGTTCAGAGAGCAACTACgaggagatgaaggagggaGCGAACGTGACGTACCTGGACATGAAGCTCAgcca agcCGGCCTGGTGGTTCTGGCTGCAGCCTGGCACCCGTCAGACTCTCCGTGCCTGGCGTACTTCTGCCTGGTCACCCTGCAGGAGAGCGGAGCCGCCATCTCCGACCAGTTCACCGTGGAAGTCACCAAGTACAACCCTCCGTTCCAG AGCGAGGAGGCCCTGCAGAACACTCGGCTGGTGCTGCCACAGACCCCGGGCTGCACCGCCTTCCTTTACAACGAGGAGCTGGTGTTTGCATGTTCGACAGGAACCGGCAGGGGAGGGCAGCCTGATGAGAAAATCAGTTTTAATTCACCTG GTGATCGTGTGCGTGGCGGAGGCTGCTGCGCCAACCTGCCGGTGTTTTTCTCCCAGAACAGCGGCCTGTTGGCGGTGGTGGCCCGGGAGAGCGCCTCCATCCTGCCAGAGACGATGGAGGACTCGCTGTTCTCCTCGCTGAACGCAGGTCCAGAG GTTTCAGCCATGGAGACGCCCACCAGGTCTGAGCCTGTAGCTCAGGAGGACAAAACCAAACTCCTGAAGACGGCTTTCCTGCAGTTCTGTCG TAACGACCTGGTGGGAGCTCAGACGGTCACAGACGATCTCTTCCCCGCTGACGGCGACGCAGACGAGGGAGCCGAGCTGGACGGCGTGGTGACTCGGATCAACCTGGATCTGGTGGACGACTACCCGGCCTCAGACCCCCGCTGGGCCGAGTCCGTCCCTGATG AGAGCGCCGGGTTCCCTCTCACCTCGCTCATCATCCTCCACCAGCTGGAGGACAAGATGAAGGCCCACGGCTGCTTCATGGACTTCCTGCtccag GTGGGTCTGCTGGATCGGCTCGGCCAGGTGACGGTGCGCTCGTCTCCCATGGCAACACGCCTCCTGCTGTGCGAACACGCCGAGAAGCTTCAGGCGGCCATGGTGCTGAAGAACCACCACACCAAACACCCCGAGCTGGTCAACCGGGCCATCAACATCGCGCTGCAGAGGAACAACGCCGCCGTGCCGCCCAGCCTCACCGCCGCTGACGTCTTCTTCAGAGAG GTGTCTCAGATCTCCTCCGTGTTTGATtgtctgctggaggaggaggagcggagTCTGAAGGAGAACACGGTCGACTCGGTGCAGTGGGCCCAAGTGGTTCTCACCGTCAACAACATCATCAAG GACAGTCTTCAGGCTGCTGGTCAGTACAGAGACACCAAGGCCTCCATGTACAGAGCGTCTGAAAGCACTGCTGCAGAGCCCGAGTACATCCCATGGACCG CGTCAGGAGGCGTCGGCGGCGTTCGGACCGTCATCTCCCGCCAGCACGAGATCATCCTGCGCTCGGTTTATCCGCACGCCGACTCAGAGCTGCGCAGCGCCCTCTGCGAGCAGCTGGTGGCGCTGCTGGACATCTACCTGAGCGGCTACGTGGCCCAGCTGACctccctgcagcagcagaggcccCCGGGGGCCCAACAGGAGCGCTACAACAACCTGGAGATGGAGTACAGCCAGCGCCGCTCCGAGCTGCTGGCACCGCTCT TGGATCTGGGTCAGTACCAGTGGGTGGCAGCGCTGGCTGAGAAGTACTGTGACTTCGACATCCTGGTTCAGATGTGTGAGCAGACCGACAACCAGAGCCGCCTGCAGCACTACATGACCAAGTTCGCAGACCAG aACTTCGCTGACTTCCTGTTCCGCTGGTACATGGAGAAGGGAAAGAGGGGGAAGCTGCTGTCTCAGCCGGTCgctcagcaccagcagctggcCAGCTTCCTGCAGTCCCACCAGCACCTGAGCTGGCTGCACCACATCCACGTCCACGACTACAGCAGC gctcaCAGGACGCTCTACAGTCAGGCCAACATGGAGTCGCGCTACtttgtgaagaagaagacgctGCTGGCGCTCAGTAAGCTGACGGTGCTGGCGTCCGACCTGCCGGAGGAGCAGTTCAACAAGAAAGTGGACG ACATCGTGGAGCAGGAGCGCTTCCTGCTGCATCAGGAGACTCTCCCCcgacagctgctggaggagaagcagcagaacCCCGACACCATGCCTGTGCTGAGCGCTCACAACCTCATacag CTGTACATCTGCGACGACAACAGACGAGCCAACGAGTACGACTTCAAAAAGGCTCTGGATCTGCTGGAGTACGTCGACGAG GAGGACGACGTGGACATCGACGCGCTGAAGTGTGAGATCTTCGGTAAAGCGCTGAGGAGAGACGA CTGGTCCTCAGCTGACGGCAGTGACGATCCTCTGGAGGCCGCCAAGGACAGCACCTTCGTCAAGATCCTCCTCAAACTCATACAGGAAG gagtTTCTCTGCAGACGTACCTGCCTGACGTCAAAGAGCTGCTGGATCTGGACGAGCTGAGCAGCTTGAAGTCAAAACCCTGTTTTGAGTTTGTCCTCCGAGCTAATTATGAACATTACCTCCAGGCTCAGATGTGA